In one window of Verrucomicrobiia bacterium DNA:
- a CDS encoding trimeric intracellular cation channel family protein yields the protein MNLADPTTLYIGLQHVGVAISAISGVLAARGRGVDLFGVVVLALVTALGGGTLRDICLGATPVFWIADWRYALTAAGTGIAAFWWVRHLGPVLKWYEVADAGALALFTIVGATKTLWLGADGFSAVVMGTVTGVAGGVFRDVLMNELPLVFRPEIRLYATAAIAGATVFVGLNGVWPGADWVMLAGVGTTLAIRLAAMRWELKLPVFEGRKGDGEGR from the coding sequence ATGAACCTGGCGGATCCGACGACGCTGTACATCGGGTTGCAGCATGTGGGGGTGGCGATCAGCGCGATCTCGGGCGTGCTGGCGGCGCGTGGGCGCGGGGTGGATTTGTTCGGGGTGGTGGTGCTGGCGCTGGTGACGGCCCTGGGCGGGGGGACGTTGCGGGACATCTGCCTGGGGGCGACGCCGGTCTTCTGGATTGCGGACTGGCGGTATGCGCTGACGGCGGCGGGGACGGGGATTGCGGCCTTTTGGTGGGTGCGACACCTGGGGCCGGTCTTGAAGTGGTACGAGGTGGCGGATGCGGGGGCGTTGGCGCTGTTCACGATCGTGGGGGCGACCAAGACGCTGTGGCTGGGAGCGGACGGATTCAGCGCGGTGGTGATGGGGACGGTGACGGGGGTGGCTGGCGGGGTGTTCCGGGATGTGCTGATGAACGAGCTGCCGCTGGTGTTTCGACCGGAGATCCGGTTGTACGCGACGGCGGCGATCGCGGGGGCGACGGTGTTTGTGGGGTTGAACGGGGTTTGGCCGGGGGCGGATTGGGTGATGCTGGCGGGGGTGGGTACGACGCTGGCGATCCGGTTGGCGGCAATGCGGTGGGAATTGAAGCTGCCGGTGTTTGAGGGGCGGAAGGGGGACGGGGAAGGGCGGTGA
- a CDS encoding heavy metal translocating P-type ATPase, translated as MDPLPSTNPPSPARTQTDLCLVRIVARELESQPALEAVKVDHAAGSLSVATFGDVGTPFADRLARQLADAGAADPDGPGCALLSGASDCADCPAADQPLANSRLTVQHQPGSTTVARVTCPTAPRFWRWRDQPFPRLVPRQVRLPDSEASEQEWKPQIVAALLCGALGLLGAFLGTHPLAPSAFAAAYLAGAWFPAVEVWERLRQRHLDIHFLMLAVAAGAASIGAWGEGAILLFLFSLSGALESYALGRTHREIRSLIRTAPREAVVLGPDASEHLVPVDHLRPGDRLLLKPGDLFPVDAEIALGRTAADESNLTGEAVPVDKQIGDTVLGGTLNLWGSVEAIALRPAESSALQRIIRLIRDSQRLKAPSQRFTDRFGTGYTVGILGLTVLMFLVWWAAGRPPWIGAPDRPSAFYLAMTLLVVASPCALVLSIPSAILAAIAHGARHGILFRGGAAVEKLADIDVVAMDKTGTLTTGELRVDAVESFPPGRETDVTRLAFGVERLSTHPLARAIVRHGKRLGLQPPPVHHLEAVPGEGATARLDDLDLRLGRRDFVLEGSHPDAPEPPPPQPGTSEVWLRHGPLVGRLLLRDDIRPQAREVVADLRAHGLHTVALTGDRHSTADHLQRHLDLDEVRAELRPEQKVAAIAAWSRQGRRVAMVGDGVNDAPALAAAHVGIAMGARGSDAALEQADVVLMHDRLENVRHAHHLSRRARRIIRQNLVISLGTLAVLAVLAIAARLPLSHGVLGHEGSTVLVVLNSLRLLFPARSRSLPR; from the coding sequence ATGGACCCCCTTCCGTCCACGAACCCGCCGTCCCCGGCCCGAACCCAGACGGACCTCTGCCTCGTCCGGATCGTTGCCCGTGAACTCGAATCCCAGCCGGCCCTCGAGGCCGTGAAGGTGGACCACGCGGCCGGATCCCTCTCGGTCGCCACCTTCGGCGATGTCGGTACCCCCTTCGCCGACCGCCTGGCCCGCCAGCTCGCCGACGCCGGCGCGGCCGATCCCGATGGACCAGGTTGCGCCCTGCTCTCCGGGGCCTCCGACTGCGCGGATTGCCCGGCGGCCGACCAGCCCCTCGCCAACAGCCGCCTCACCGTCCAGCACCAGCCCGGCTCCACCACCGTCGCCCGCGTCACCTGCCCCACCGCCCCGCGCTTCTGGCGCTGGCGCGACCAGCCGTTCCCGCGCCTGGTGCCCCGTCAGGTCCGCCTCCCCGACAGCGAGGCCTCCGAACAGGAGTGGAAACCCCAGATCGTCGCCGCCCTCCTGTGTGGCGCCCTGGGCCTCCTCGGGGCCTTCCTCGGAACCCATCCCCTCGCCCCGTCCGCCTTCGCCGCCGCCTACCTCGCCGGCGCCTGGTTCCCCGCCGTCGAGGTCTGGGAACGCCTGCGCCAGCGTCACCTCGACATCCATTTCCTCATGCTCGCCGTCGCCGCCGGCGCCGCCTCCATCGGCGCCTGGGGCGAAGGCGCCATCCTCCTCTTCCTCTTCTCCCTCTCCGGTGCCCTCGAAAGCTACGCCCTAGGCCGCACCCATCGCGAAATCCGCTCCCTCATCCGCACGGCCCCCCGCGAAGCCGTCGTCCTCGGACCCGATGCCTCCGAACACCTCGTCCCCGTCGACCACCTCCGCCCCGGCGACCGGCTCCTGCTCAAACCCGGCGACCTCTTCCCCGTCGATGCCGAGATCGCCCTCGGCAGGACCGCCGCCGACGAATCCAACCTCACCGGCGAAGCCGTTCCCGTGGACAAACAGATCGGCGACACCGTCCTCGGCGGCACCCTCAACCTCTGGGGCTCCGTCGAAGCCATCGCCCTCCGCCCCGCCGAATCCAGCGCCCTCCAGCGCATCATCCGCCTCATCCGCGATTCCCAGCGCCTCAAAGCCCCCTCCCAACGGTTCACCGACCGCTTCGGCACCGGCTACACCGTCGGGATCCTGGGCCTCACCGTCCTCATGTTCCTCGTCTGGTGGGCCGCCGGCCGCCCTCCGTGGATCGGCGCCCCCGACCGCCCCAGCGCCTTTTACCTGGCCATGACCCTCCTCGTCGTCGCCTCCCCCTGCGCCCTCGTCCTCTCCATCCCTTCCGCCATCCTCGCCGCCATCGCCCACGGCGCCCGCCATGGCATCCTCTTCCGCGGTGGAGCGGCCGTCGAAAAACTCGCCGACATCGATGTCGTCGCCATGGACAAGACCGGCACCCTCACCACCGGCGAACTGCGCGTCGATGCCGTCGAAAGCTTTCCTCCCGGCCGCGAAACGGACGTCACCCGCCTCGCCTTCGGCGTCGAACGCCTCTCCACCCATCCCCTCGCCCGCGCCATCGTCCGCCACGGCAAACGTCTCGGCCTCCAACCCCCGCCCGTCCACCACCTCGAAGCCGTGCCCGGCGAGGGCGCCACCGCCCGCCTCGACGACCTCGATCTCCGCCTCGGACGTCGCGACTTTGTCCTCGAAGGTTCCCACCCGGACGCGCCCGAACCGCCCCCGCCCCAACCGGGCACCTCCGAAGTCTGGCTCCGCCACGGACCCCTCGTCGGACGCCTCCTCCTCCGCGACGATATCCGACCCCAGGCCCGCGAGGTTGTCGCCGATCTCCGCGCACACGGACTCCATACCGTCGCCCTCACCGGCGACCGCCATTCCACGGCCGATCACCTCCAGCGCCATCTCGACCTCGACGAAGTCCGCGCCGAACTCCGCCCGGAACAAAAAGTGGCCGCCATCGCCGCCTGGTCCCGTCAGGGCCGCCGCGTCGCCATGGTCGGTGATGGTGTCAACGACGCCCCCGCCCTCGCCGCCGCCCATGTCGGCATCGCCATGGGCGCCCGCGGCTCCGACGCCGCACTCGAACAGGCCGACGTCGTCCTCATGCACGACCGCCTCGAAAACGTCCGCCACGCCCACCACCTCAGCCGCCGCGCCCGACGCATCATCCGCCAGAACCTCGTCATCTCCCTCGGCACCCTCGCCGTCCTCGCCGTCCTCGCCATCGCCGCCCGCCTCCCCCTCTCCCATGGCGTGCTCGGCCACGAAGGCAGCACCGTCCTCGTCGTCCTCAACAGCCTCCGCCTCCTCTTCCCCGCCCGGTCCCGGTCGCTCCCCAGGTGA
- a CDS encoding ABC transporter permease — MFRTIGEIMVLGGRTASALPQTWRQRRKVAEQLFEIGNASLFMACMLSLFIGGVLALQSGPRLAERGISSMLGGLVGLSMAEELAPVMMSILIAGRVGSAMAAEIGSMRVYQEIDALRTMNINPIHYLVLPRLVAITVGLPMLVVFSMLVGWTGGALVAMGNPAIGISGAEYFNNLGETVERFDIAKGLIKSVVFSVAVGLVSCNQGLRTSGGPRGIGKAVTQAVVQSIVLILMLDYALTRTLLIFD; from the coding sequence ATGTTCCGGACGATCGGTGAGATCATGGTGCTGGGTGGGCGGACGGCGTCGGCTTTGCCGCAGACGTGGCGGCAGCGCCGGAAGGTGGCCGAGCAGTTGTTCGAGATCGGCAATGCGAGCCTGTTCATGGCCTGCATGCTGTCGCTGTTCATCGGCGGGGTCCTGGCGCTGCAGAGCGGGCCGAGGCTGGCGGAGCGGGGGATTTCGTCGATGCTGGGCGGCCTGGTGGGATTGTCGATGGCGGAGGAACTGGCGCCGGTGATGATGTCGATCCTGATCGCCGGGCGGGTCGGGTCGGCGATGGCCGCGGAGATCGGGTCGATGCGGGTGTACCAGGAGATCGATGCGCTGCGGACGATGAACATCAACCCGATCCACTACCTGGTGCTGCCGCGCCTGGTGGCGATCACGGTGGGGTTGCCGATGCTGGTGGTGTTTTCGATGCTGGTCGGCTGGACGGGCGGGGCGCTGGTGGCCATGGGCAACCCGGCGATCGGGATCAGCGGGGCCGAGTATTTCAACAACCTGGGCGAGACGGTGGAGCGGTTCGACATTGCCAAGGGGCTCATCAAGAGCGTGGTGTTTTCGGTGGCCGTCGGGCTGGTGTCATGCAACCAGGGATTGCGGACGTCCGGGGGTCCGCGGGGGATCGGGAAGGCGGTGACGCAGGCGGTGGTGCAGTCGATCGTGCTGATCCTGATGCTGGATTACGCCCTGACCCGGACGCTGCTGATCTTCGATTGA
- a CDS encoding glycine C-acetyltransferase translates to MSARFLAHLEEQLAGIRSAGLYKSERVIATPQGVRVRVGEGAPVLNLCANNYLGLAQHPAVREAAREGLERWGYGMASVRFICGTQGVHKELEGRLSAFLGTEDTILYTSCWDANGGVFETLLGPEDAVVSDELNHASIIDGIRLCKARRLRYRNNDAADLEAKLREAADARFRLIVTDGVFSMDGIVADLGAVCDLAERHDALVMVDDSHAVGFVGRRGRGTHELHGVMGRVDILTGTLGKALGGASGGYTSGRREIVEMLRQRSRPYLFSNTVAPPIAAGSIRALELLEGSTELRDRLEANTRLFREGLARIGLRTVPGEHPIVPILLGEATVAQRFAEAMLARGVYVVGFFYPVVPQGKARIRTQMSAGHTREDLEFALEQFAAVKAELGV, encoded by the coding sequence ATGAGCGCGCGGTTCCTGGCGCATCTCGAGGAGCAACTGGCCGGGATCCGTTCGGCCGGGTTGTACAAGTCGGAGCGGGTCATCGCGACGCCCCAGGGGGTGCGGGTGCGGGTGGGGGAGGGGGCACCGGTGCTGAATCTGTGCGCCAACAATTATCTTGGGCTGGCCCAGCATCCGGCGGTGCGGGAGGCGGCGCGGGAGGGGTTGGAGCGGTGGGGTTACGGGATGGCGAGCGTGCGGTTCATCTGCGGGACGCAGGGGGTGCACAAGGAACTCGAGGGGCGGCTGAGCGCCTTCCTGGGAACCGAGGATACGATCCTGTACACGAGCTGCTGGGATGCCAACGGCGGGGTGTTCGAGACGCTGCTGGGACCCGAGGATGCGGTGGTGTCGGATGAACTGAACCACGCCTCGATCATCGACGGGATCCGGTTGTGCAAGGCCCGGCGGCTGCGGTACCGGAACAACGATGCGGCGGATCTGGAGGCGAAGTTGAGGGAGGCGGCGGACGCGCGGTTCCGGCTGATCGTCACCGACGGGGTGTTCAGCATGGACGGGATCGTGGCGGATCTGGGGGCGGTCTGCGACCTGGCGGAACGGCACGACGCGCTGGTGATGGTGGACGACTCGCACGCGGTGGGGTTTGTGGGGCGGCGCGGCCGGGGGACGCACGAATTGCACGGCGTCATGGGCCGGGTGGACATCCTGACCGGGACGCTGGGGAAGGCGTTGGGCGGGGCGAGCGGCGGATACACCAGCGGGCGTCGGGAGATTGTCGAGATGCTGCGTCAGCGGTCGCGTCCGTACCTGTTCAGCAACACCGTGGCGCCGCCCATTGCAGCGGGATCGATCCGGGCGCTGGAGTTGCTGGAAGGTTCGACGGAGCTTCGGGACCGGCTGGAGGCGAACACGCGGTTGTTCCGGGAGGGGCTGGCGCGGATCGGATTGCGGACGGTGCCCGGGGAGCATCCGATCGTGCCGATCCTGCTGGGGGAGGCGACGGTGGCGCAGCGGTTCGCGGAGGCGATGCTGGCGCGGGGGGTGTACGTGGTGGGGTTCTTTTATCCGGTGGTGCCGCAGGGGAAGGCGCGGATCCGGACGCAGATGTCGGCGGGCCACACGCGGGAGGATCTGGAATTCGCGCTGGAGCAGTTTGCCGCGGTGAAGGCGGAACTGGGCGTGTGA
- a CDS encoding MCE family protein: MKSSLETRLGVFFALVILAAVVLLEVSGGLTFFRKATHVRARFDAVNELQPGAPVKLAGVPVGQVRGVAIEDNKVVVTMRLRADVDVRTDSRAIIRFAGLMGQNYVALTFGSPGAPRVTEGTELAAETLPDLGEIMAKLDAAASGVGNITNLFGGDNFQNLLGPFTDFLRDNSPRLTAILGNLQVVSKQIADGEGTIGKLVSDDALYTAAIGTITNMNDVAVQIQALSGDAQAAVAEARQMVADVSAGQGTLGRLMRDEALYRETTEAMTSLREILGKINQGQGLAGKVVNDETFFKSVKGTLQKVEKATDGLEDQGPISVLGTVIGTLF, translated from the coding sequence ATGAAAAGTTCGCTTGAAACCCGGTTGGGCGTGTTCTTCGCCCTTGTCATCCTGGCCGCCGTCGTGCTGCTCGAAGTGTCCGGTGGATTGACCTTCTTCCGGAAGGCGACCCATGTGCGGGCCCGGTTCGATGCGGTGAACGAGCTGCAGCCCGGCGCCCCGGTGAAGCTGGCGGGGGTGCCGGTCGGGCAGGTCCGCGGTGTTGCCATCGAGGACAACAAGGTGGTGGTCACGATGCGGCTGCGAGCGGACGTGGATGTGCGGACGGACAGCCGGGCGATCATCCGGTTCGCCGGGCTGATGGGGCAGAACTACGTCGCGCTCACGTTTGGATCGCCCGGGGCGCCGCGGGTGACGGAGGGGACGGAGCTGGCGGCCGAGACGCTGCCCGATCTGGGCGAGATCATGGCCAAGCTGGATGCGGCGGCGTCGGGGGTTGGGAACATCACGAACCTGTTTGGCGGCGACAATTTCCAGAACCTGCTGGGTCCCTTCACGGACTTTCTGCGGGACAACAGTCCGCGGCTGACGGCCATCCTGGGGAATCTCCAGGTGGTCTCGAAGCAGATTGCGGACGGGGAGGGGACCATCGGGAAGCTGGTGAGCGACGATGCGCTGTACACGGCGGCGATCGGCACCATCACCAACATGAACGACGTGGCGGTGCAGATTCAGGCATTGAGCGGGGACGCCCAGGCGGCGGTGGCCGAGGCGCGGCAGATGGTGGCGGACGTCAGCGCCGGGCAGGGGACGCTGGGCCGTCTGATGCGGGACGAGGCGCTCTACCGGGAGACCACGGAGGCGATGACCAGCCTTCGGGAGATTCTCGGGAAGATCAACCAGGGCCAGGGGCTGGCGGGCAAGGTCGTCAATGACGAGACCTTCTTCAAGAGCGTGAAGGGCACCCTGCAGAAGGTGGAGAAGGCCACCGACGGCCTCGAGGATCAGGGTCCGATCTCCGTGCTGGGAACGGTGATCGGAACGTTGTTCTGA
- a CDS encoding helix-turn-helix transcriptional regulator, giving the protein MTPPDPVPPQATPQSPPDAVSAHLCRRVRDLRKRRDWSLDQLAAASGVSRSMLSQIERHEANPTLAVTCRIAQAFQMTLAELLESPSAQSSIQTIRSDDKTHLFRSDPDCRIRTLSPLNLEKDVEFYEIRLGPGGALRSAPHFAGTREYLTVVKGRLRLESGDDVEELAHGDSASYRADVPHAILNQGRTEAVAYLVDIYR; this is encoded by the coding sequence ATGACACCCCCCGATCCGGTCCCGCCCCAAGCAACGCCCCAATCGCCACCCGATGCCGTCAGCGCCCACCTCTGCCGCCGTGTCCGTGACCTCCGCAAACGGCGCGACTGGTCCCTCGACCAGCTCGCCGCCGCCTCCGGCGTCAGCCGTTCCATGCTCAGCCAGATCGAACGCCACGAGGCCAACCCCACCCTCGCCGTCACCTGCCGCATCGCCCAGGCCTTCCAGATGACGCTCGCCGAACTCCTCGAATCCCCCTCCGCCCAGTCGTCCATCCAGACCATCCGCAGCGACGACAAAACCCACCTCTTCCGCTCCGACCCCGACTGCCGGATCCGCACCCTCTCCCCCCTCAACCTCGAAAAGGACGTCGAGTTCTACGAAATCCGCCTCGGCCCCGGAGGCGCCCTTCGCAGCGCCCCCCACTTCGCCGGCACCCGCGAGTACCTCACCGTGGTCAAAGGCCGCCTCCGGCTCGAATCCGGCGACGACGTCGAGGAACTCGCCCATGGCGACTCCGCCAGCTACCGCGCCGACGTCCCCCACGCCATCCTCAACCAGGGCCGCACCGAGGCTGTCGCCTACCTCGTGGATATCTATCGGTGA
- the tdh gene encoding L-threonine 3-dehydrogenase — protein MKALVKSRSEPGLWLEDIPQPEIGINDVLIRVHKTGICGTDLHIWKWDAWARRTIPVPMAVGHEFVGEIVEVGANVHDFFPGQVVSGEGHVVCGRCRNCLAGRRHLCADTKGVGVNRAGAFAEYLALPMTNVWVHAPEVDREVASIFDPFGNAVHTALSFSVLGEDVLVTGAGPIGIMGAAIARHAGARYVVITDVNPWRLELARRVGVTRAVDVRKESLKDVQRELGMKEGFDVGLEMSGNPKAFSEMIGAMAHGGKIALLGIPAEPMAIDWNAVIFNMLTIKGIYGREMYETWYKMTVMLQSGLDIRPVITHRFRCEDFRGAFEVALSGESGKVILDWEHVGGPGGRE, from the coding sequence ATGAAGGCACTTGTGAAATCCAGGAGCGAGCCCGGGTTGTGGCTCGAGGACATCCCGCAACCGGAGATCGGCATCAACGACGTTCTGATCCGGGTTCACAAGACCGGGATCTGCGGGACGGATCTGCACATCTGGAAGTGGGATGCGTGGGCGCGGAGGACGATACCGGTGCCGATGGCGGTGGGGCACGAGTTTGTGGGGGAGATTGTGGAGGTGGGGGCGAACGTGCACGATTTCTTTCCCGGGCAGGTGGTGAGCGGGGAGGGGCATGTGGTCTGCGGGCGGTGCCGGAACTGCCTGGCGGGGCGGCGTCACCTGTGTGCGGACACGAAGGGGGTGGGGGTGAACCGGGCCGGGGCGTTTGCGGAGTATCTGGCGTTGCCGATGACGAACGTGTGGGTGCATGCGCCGGAGGTGGACCGGGAGGTGGCGTCGATCTTCGATCCGTTTGGAAACGCGGTGCACACGGCCCTTTCCTTCAGTGTGCTGGGCGAGGATGTGCTGGTGACCGGGGCGGGGCCGATCGGGATCATGGGGGCGGCGATTGCGCGGCATGCGGGGGCGCGGTACGTGGTGATCACCGACGTGAATCCGTGGCGGCTGGAACTGGCGCGGCGGGTTGGGGTGACGCGGGCCGTGGATGTGCGGAAGGAGAGTTTGAAGGACGTGCAGCGGGAGCTGGGGATGAAGGAGGGGTTTGACGTGGGGTTGGAGATGTCGGGGAACCCGAAGGCGTTCTCGGAGATGATCGGGGCGATGGCGCACGGGGGGAAGATTGCGCTTCTCGGAATCCCGGCCGAGCCGATGGCGATCGACTGGAACGCGGTGATTTTCAACATGCTGACGATCAAGGGGATTTACGGGCGGGAGATGTACGAGACGTGGTACAAGATGACGGTGATGTTGCAGAGCGGCCTGGATATCCGGCCGGTGATCACGCACCGGTTCCGGTGCGAGGATTTCCGGGGAGCCTTCGAGGTGGCGTTGTCGGGGGAGTCGGGGAAGGTGATTCTCGACTGGGAACACGTTGGAGGACCGGGGGGGCGGGAATGA
- the tgt gene encoding tRNA guanosine(34) transglycosylase Tgt, which produces MFELLTTDSGTRARLGRLTTARGVIDTPTFMPVGTQASVKALDPRELLESGTQIILGNTYHLFVRPGLDVIEAAGGLHRFMNWSLPILTDSGGFQVFSLAKIRRIEEHGVAFRSHLDGSPLFLGPRESMHIQRVLGSDIAMVFDDCPPAGAPVRDVEAAVQRTLRWARECREQPRAEGQRVFGIVQGGTHPGLRERCARELVGLDFDGYAIGGVSVGEPEPDMLRAIEMTEPHLPPAKPRYAMGLGTPAQMIQLIARGVDMFDCVLPTRVARNGTAYTHQGAFNAKAGYNRMDFRPLEEGCDCFCCQRFTRAYIRHLLNVDEILGLRMVSVHNTHLYLRLMAEVRQHLQAGTFGEFHREYLARYIPTRRVLAARSADAQRPAPTDSGQAGSQNNVPITVPSTEIGP; this is translated from the coding sequence ATGTTCGAACTCCTGACGACGGACTCCGGGACCCGCGCACGATTGGGCCGACTGACCACCGCCCGCGGAGTCATCGACACGCCCACGTTCATGCCCGTTGGCACCCAGGCTTCCGTCAAGGCCCTCGACCCCCGCGAACTCCTCGAATCCGGCACCCAGATCATCCTCGGCAACACCTACCACCTCTTCGTCCGCCCCGGGCTCGACGTCATCGAGGCGGCCGGGGGTCTGCACCGCTTCATGAACTGGTCCCTGCCGATCCTCACCGACAGCGGCGGATTCCAGGTCTTCAGCCTCGCCAAAATCCGCAGGATCGAGGAACACGGCGTCGCCTTCCGCAGTCACCTCGACGGCTCCCCCCTCTTCCTCGGCCCCCGCGAATCCATGCACATCCAGCGCGTGCTGGGTTCCGACATCGCCATGGTCTTCGACGACTGCCCCCCCGCAGGCGCCCCGGTCCGCGACGTCGAGGCCGCCGTCCAGCGAACCCTGCGCTGGGCGCGCGAATGCCGCGAACAACCCCGCGCCGAGGGTCAACGCGTCTTCGGCATCGTCCAGGGCGGCACCCACCCCGGACTCCGCGAACGCTGCGCCCGCGAACTCGTCGGCCTCGACTTCGACGGCTATGCCATCGGCGGGGTGAGCGTCGGGGAACCCGAACCCGACATGCTGCGGGCGATCGAGATGACCGAACCCCACCTTCCCCCGGCCAAACCGCGTTACGCCATGGGCCTCGGCACACCCGCCCAGATGATCCAGCTCATCGCCCGCGGCGTGGACATGTTCGACTGCGTCCTCCCCACCCGCGTCGCCCGCAACGGCACCGCCTACACCCACCAGGGAGCCTTCAATGCCAAGGCCGGCTACAACCGCATGGATTTCCGTCCACTCGAAGAGGGCTGCGACTGCTTCTGCTGCCAGCGCTTCACCCGCGCCTACATCCGCCACCTGCTCAACGTTGATGAAATCCTCGGCCTGCGCATGGTCAGCGTCCACAACACCCACCTCTACCTCCGCCTCATGGCCGAGGTCCGCCAGCACCTGCAGGCCGGCACCTTCGGGGAGTTCCACCGCGAGTACCTCGCCCGCTACATCCCCACCCGGCGCGTCCTCGCCGCCCGCTCGGCCGACGCCCAGCGTCCCGCCCCGACCGACTCCGGGCAGGCGGGATCTCAGAACAACGTTCCGATCACCGTTCCCAGCACGGAGATCGGACCCTGA
- a CDS encoding ATP-binding cassette domain-containing protein, which produces MNAKQHRVGVEIRGLRKGFGGVEVLRGIDLTIEPGEVFVLMGPSGSGKTVLLRQIIGLDRPDAGEVRVDGEPVQSDGLAGRVRMAMVFQSAALLNSLTVGENVGLYLTEHRLQPHAVVERIVSEKLHLLGLSGAEGKLPAELSGGMRKRVAIARALVMEPQLLLYDEPTSELDPLRTATIGREIRNLNRRLGVTSIVVTHDRDLAMGVGHRIAFLHEGAVRFVGTPEGLSASEDTLIRDFLTVDFNATSVSD; this is translated from the coding sequence ATGAACGCGAAGCAACACAGGGTGGGGGTCGAGATCCGCGGTCTGCGGAAGGGGTTTGGCGGTGTCGAGGTCCTGCGTGGGATCGACCTCACGATCGAGCCGGGCGAGGTGTTCGTCCTGATGGGCCCCAGCGGGAGCGGCAAGACGGTGCTGTTGCGCCAGATCATCGGGCTGGACCGGCCGGATGCGGGGGAGGTTCGTGTGGACGGGGAGCCGGTCCAGTCCGACGGGCTGGCGGGGCGGGTGCGGATGGCGATGGTATTCCAGTCGGCGGCGCTGCTGAACTCGCTGACCGTAGGGGAGAACGTGGGGTTGTACCTGACGGAGCATCGTCTGCAGCCGCATGCGGTGGTGGAGCGGATTGTGTCGGAGAAGCTGCACCTGCTGGGGTTGTCGGGGGCGGAGGGCAAGCTGCCCGCCGAGCTGTCCGGGGGGATGCGCAAGCGGGTGGCGATTGCCCGGGCGCTGGTGATGGAACCTCAGTTGCTGCTGTACGACGAGCCGACCAGCGAACTGGATCCGCTGCGGACGGCGACCATCGGGCGGGAGATCCGGAACCTGAACCGGCGCCTTGGGGTGACGTCGATCGTGGTAACGCACGACCGCGATCTGGCGATGGGGGTGGGGCATCGGATCGCCTTTCTGCATGAGGGTGCGGTGCGGTTTGTCGGGACACCCGAGGGATTGAGCGCCAGCGAGGACACCCTGATCCGCGATTTTCTGACCGTCGATTTCAACGCCACCTCCGTCTCCGACTGA